The following coding sequences lie in one Gadus macrocephalus chromosome 1, ASM3116895v1 genomic window:
- the naca gene encoding nascent polypeptide-associated complex subunit alpha isoform X47 codes for MPGEATETVPVTEQEMQQPQVETATPPAQAATQKPKAAGGNVKAKGKDAKSGSSATAPKAVPGRRKRSSMSASSASPTSPKNTPSSTPRSPVASPLASSIDSSKTPKVVKAGKQGKPKKGEAFVSPSVPAPVESKAAPAEMKPIDPKPDSVEVKAKPTLAHPQTASPSLTKPASAPVAFKVTSKPAASAPVSFSDALESGTSKALVENKTALPQAAPVTPVTDEDLPPLIPPEKAVSMPAAPLEAVKPTPEAEAVTPLPKAEAAKPAPKLEAPIVKATMVEAPKVEAAIPALKVEAAIPALKVEAAKVEVAKPAPKVEAPKVEDNKPAPKVEAPKVEAPKEKSPMPRKLTFAEAVAKPVVKPEVEIISQPPCESESTPKSAPSTAKTSAKAVPVMKNDKGSGTESDSDESVPDLEEQDSAQTQTQQAQLAAAAEIDEEPVSKAKQSRSEKKARKAMSKLGLRQVTGVTRVTIRKSKNILFVITKPDVYKSPASDTYIVFGEAKIEDLSQQAQLAAAEKFKVQGEAVSNIQENTQTPTVQEESEEEEVDETGVEVKDIELVMSQANVSRAKAVRALKNNNNDIVNAIMELTM; via the exons ATGCCAGGCGAAGCAACAGAAACGGTCCCAGTCACCGAGCAGGAGATGCAGCAGCCTCAAGTTGAGACTG CAACACCTCCTGCCCAAGCTGCCACCCAGAAACCCAAGGCTGCTGGTGGCAATGTTAAGGCCAAAGGCAAAGATGCTAAGAGTGGGTCGAGTGCCACTGCCCCAAAGGCTGTCCCTGGCAGAAGAAAACGATCCTCAATGTCTGCCTCTTCTGCATCTCCTACTTCCCCAAAGAATACTCCTTCCTCAACCCCACGCTCTCCTGTAGCATCTCCTCTAGCCTCTTCTATTGATTCATCTAAAACCCCAAAGGTTGTTAAGGCTGGTAAACAAGGAAAACCTAAAAAAGGGGAAGCCTTTGTGTCGCCTTCAGTCCCTGCACCTGTGGAATCTAAGGCAGCTCCTGCAGAGATGAAGCCAATAGACCCTAAGCCAGACTCGGTTGAAGTGAAGGCTAAACCTACTCTTGCTCATCCTCAAACGGCCTCACCAAGCCTCACCAAGCCTGCTTCCGCCCCTGTTGCCTTTAAGGTGACCTCAAAGCCTGCAGCATCAGCCCCAGTTTCATTTTCAGATGCTCTTGAGTCCGGCACCTCCAAAGCACTAGTTGAAAATAAAACCGCCCTACCTCAAGCAGCCCCGGTTACTCCAGTAACTGATGAGGATCTCCCACCCCTCATCCCACCAGAAAAGGCAGTCAGTATGCCAGCTGCTCCTCTAGAAGCCGTGAAACCAACACCCGAGGCGGAGGCTGTGACACCTTTACCCAAGGCAGAAGCTGCCAAGCCAGCACCCAAGTTGGAGGCACCCATAGTAAAGGCTACCATGGTGGAGGCCCCCAAGGTAGAGGCTGCCATTCCGGCACTCAAGGTAGAGGCTGCCATTCCGGCACTCAAG GTAGAGGCTGCCAAGGTGGAGGTTGCCAAGCCAGCGCCCAAGGTAGAGGCTCCCAAGGTGGAGGATAACAAGCCAGCGCCCAAGGTAGAGGCTCCCAAGGTGGAGGCACCCAAGGAGAAGAGTCCCATGCCCCGTAAACTTACGTTTGCTGAGGCTGTTGCAAAACCTGTTGTTAAACCTGAAGTTGAGATTATCAGTCAACCCCCTTGTGAATCTGAATCAACCCCAAAATCTGCCCCTTCAACTGCTAAAACCTCAGCCAAGGCGGTGCCTGTGATGAAGAACGACAAGG GATCTGGCACAGAGTCCGACAGTGATGAGTCGGTACCTGACTTGGAGGAACAGGACtctgcacagacacagacgcagcaGGCCCAG CTTGCAGCTGCTGCCGAAATTGACGAAGAACCAGTCAGCAAAGCCAAACAGAGCCGCAGTGAAAAGAAAGCACGAAAG GCAATGTCAAAGCTTGGTCTGAGGCAGGTAACTGGTGTCACCAGAGTCACCATTCGCAAGTCCAAGAACATCTTGTTTGTCATTACCAAACCAGACGTTTACAAGAGTCCTGCATCAGACACCTACATCGTCTTCGGTGAAGCTAAG ATTGAGGATCTCTCTCAACAAGCTCAGCTGGCCGCTGCTGAAAAGTTCAAGGTACAGGGAGAAGCTGTTTCAAACATCCAGGAGAACACACAGACGCCAACAGTACAGGAGGAgagtgaagaggaagag GTTGACGAGACTGGCGTGGAGGTCAAGGACATTGAACTTGTCATGTCGCAAGCCAACGTCTCTCGGGCTAAGGCTGTACGGGccctgaaaaacaacaacaacgacattGTCAATGCTATTATG GAGTTGACAATGTAA
- the naca gene encoding nascent polypeptide-associated complex subunit alpha isoform X35, producing MPGEATETVPVTEQEMQQPQVETATPPAQAATQKPKAAGGNVKAKGKDAKSGSSATAPKAVPGRRKRSSMSASSASPTSPKNTPSSTPRSPVASPLASSIDSSKTPKVVKAGKQGKPKKGEAFVSPSVPAPVESKAAPAEMKPIDPKPDSVEVKAKPTLAHPQTASPSLTKPASAPVAFKVTSKPAASAPVSFSDALESGTSKALVENKTALPQAAPVTPVTDEDLPPLIPPEKAVSMPAAPLEAVKPTPEAEAVTPLPKAEAAKPAPKLEAPIVKATMVEAPKVEAAIPALKVEAAIPALKVEAAIPALKVEAAIPALKVEAAIPALKVEAPKVEAPKVEAPKVEAAKVEVAKPAPKVEAPKVEDNKPAPKVEAPKVEAPKEKSPMPRKLTFAEAVAKPVVKPEVEIISQPPCESESTPKSAPSTAKTSAKAVPVMKNDKGSGTESDSDESVPDLEEQDSAQTQTQQAQLAAAAEIDEEPVSKAKQSRSEKKARKAMSKLGLRQVTGVTRVTIRKSKNILFVITKPDVYKSPASDTYIVFGEAKIEDLSQQAQLAAAEKFKVQGEAVSNIQENTQTPTVQEESEEEEVDETGVEVKDIELVMSQANVSRAKAVRALKNNNNDIVNAIMELTM from the exons ATGCCAGGCGAAGCAACAGAAACGGTCCCAGTCACCGAGCAGGAGATGCAGCAGCCTCAAGTTGAGACTG CAACACCTCCTGCCCAAGCTGCCACCCAGAAACCCAAGGCTGCTGGTGGCAATGTTAAGGCCAAAGGCAAAGATGCTAAGAGTGGGTCGAGTGCCACTGCCCCAAAGGCTGTCCCTGGCAGAAGAAAACGATCCTCAATGTCTGCCTCTTCTGCATCTCCTACTTCCCCAAAGAATACTCCTTCCTCAACCCCACGCTCTCCTGTAGCATCTCCTCTAGCCTCTTCTATTGATTCATCTAAAACCCCAAAGGTTGTTAAGGCTGGTAAACAAGGAAAACCTAAAAAAGGGGAAGCCTTTGTGTCGCCTTCAGTCCCTGCACCTGTGGAATCTAAGGCAGCTCCTGCAGAGATGAAGCCAATAGACCCTAAGCCAGACTCGGTTGAAGTGAAGGCTAAACCTACTCTTGCTCATCCTCAAACGGCCTCACCAAGCCTCACCAAGCCTGCTTCCGCCCCTGTTGCCTTTAAGGTGACCTCAAAGCCTGCAGCATCAGCCCCAGTTTCATTTTCAGATGCTCTTGAGTCCGGCACCTCCAAAGCACTAGTTGAAAATAAAACCGCCCTACCTCAAGCAGCCCCGGTTACTCCAGTAACTGATGAGGATCTCCCACCCCTCATCCCACCAGAAAAGGCAGTCAGTATGCCAGCTGCTCCTCTAGAAGCCGTGAAACCAACACCCGAGGCGGAGGCTGTGACACCTTTACCCAAGGCAGAAGCTGCCAAGCCAGCACCCAAGTTGGAGGCACCCATAGTAAAGGCTACCATGGTGGAGGCCCCCAAGGTAGAGGCTGCCATTCCGGCACTCAAGGTAGAGGCTGCCATTCCGGCACTCAAGGTAGAGGCTGCCATTCCGGCACTCAAGGTAGAGGCTGCCATTCCGGCACTCAAGGTAGAGGCTGCCATTCCGGCACTCAAG GTGGAGGCACCCAAGGTAGAGGCACCCAAGGTAGAGGCACCCAAG GTAGAGGCTGCCAAGGTGGAGGTTGCCAAGCCAGCGCCCAAGGTAGAGGCTCCCAAGGTGGAGGATAACAAGCCAGCGCCCAAGGTAGAGGCTCCCAAGGTGGAGGCACCCAAGGAGAAGAGTCCCATGCCCCGTAAACTTACGTTTGCTGAGGCTGTTGCAAAACCTGTTGTTAAACCTGAAGTTGAGATTATCAGTCAACCCCCTTGTGAATCTGAATCAACCCCAAAATCTGCCCCTTCAACTGCTAAAACCTCAGCCAAGGCGGTGCCTGTGATGAAGAACGACAAGG GATCTGGCACAGAGTCCGACAGTGATGAGTCGGTACCTGACTTGGAGGAACAGGACtctgcacagacacagacgcagcaGGCCCAG CTTGCAGCTGCTGCCGAAATTGACGAAGAACCAGTCAGCAAAGCCAAACAGAGCCGCAGTGAAAAGAAAGCACGAAAG GCAATGTCAAAGCTTGGTCTGAGGCAGGTAACTGGTGTCACCAGAGTCACCATTCGCAAGTCCAAGAACATCTTGTTTGTCATTACCAAACCAGACGTTTACAAGAGTCCTGCATCAGACACCTACATCGTCTTCGGTGAAGCTAAG ATTGAGGATCTCTCTCAACAAGCTCAGCTGGCCGCTGCTGAAAAGTTCAAGGTACAGGGAGAAGCTGTTTCAAACATCCAGGAGAACACACAGACGCCAACAGTACAGGAGGAgagtgaagaggaagag GTTGACGAGACTGGCGTGGAGGTCAAGGACATTGAACTTGTCATGTCGCAAGCCAACGTCTCTCGGGCTAAGGCTGTACGGGccctgaaaaacaacaacaacgacattGTCAATGCTATTATG GAGTTGACAATGTAA
- the naca gene encoding nascent polypeptide-associated complex subunit alpha isoform X24, with protein MPGEATETVPVTEQEMQQPQVETATPPAQAATQKPKAAGGNVKAKGKDAKSGSSATAPKAVPGRRKRSSMSASSASPTSPKNTPSSTPRSPVASPLASSIDSSKTPKVVKAGKQGKPKKGEAFVSPSVPAPVESKAAPAEMKPIDPKPDSVEVKAKPTLAHPQTASPSLTKPASAPVAFKVTSKPAASAPVSFSDALESGTSKALVENKTALPQAAPVTPVTDEDLPPLIPPEKAVSMPAAPLEAVKPTPEAEAVTPLPKAEAAKPAPKLEAPIVKATMVEAPKVEAAIPALKVEAAIPALKVEAAIPALKVEAAIPALKVEAAIPAPKVEAAILAPKVEARKVEVPEVEAAKVADVKPAPKVEAPKVEVAKPTPKVEAPKVEDAKPAPKVEAPKVEDNKPAPKVEAPKVADVKPAPKVEAAKVEVAKPAPKVEAPKVEDNKPAPKVEAPKVEAPKEKSPMPRKLTFAEAVAKPVVKPEVEIISQPPCESESTPKSAPSTAKTSAKAVPVMKNDKGSGTESDSDESVPDLEEQDSAQTQTQQAQLAAAAEIDEEPVSKAKQSRSEKKARKAMSKLGLRQVTGVTRVTIRKSKNILFVITKPDVYKSPASDTYIVFGEAKIEDLSQQAQLAAAEKFKVQGEAVSNIQENTQTPTVQEESEEEEVDETGVEVKDIELVMSQANVSRAKAVRALKNNNNDIVNAIMELTM; from the exons ATGCCAGGCGAAGCAACAGAAACGGTCCCAGTCACCGAGCAGGAGATGCAGCAGCCTCAAGTTGAGACTG CAACACCTCCTGCCCAAGCTGCCACCCAGAAACCCAAGGCTGCTGGTGGCAATGTTAAGGCCAAAGGCAAAGATGCTAAGAGTGGGTCGAGTGCCACTGCCCCAAAGGCTGTCCCTGGCAGAAGAAAACGATCCTCAATGTCTGCCTCTTCTGCATCTCCTACTTCCCCAAAGAATACTCCTTCCTCAACCCCACGCTCTCCTGTAGCATCTCCTCTAGCCTCTTCTATTGATTCATCTAAAACCCCAAAGGTTGTTAAGGCTGGTAAACAAGGAAAACCTAAAAAAGGGGAAGCCTTTGTGTCGCCTTCAGTCCCTGCACCTGTGGAATCTAAGGCAGCTCCTGCAGAGATGAAGCCAATAGACCCTAAGCCAGACTCGGTTGAAGTGAAGGCTAAACCTACTCTTGCTCATCCTCAAACGGCCTCACCAAGCCTCACCAAGCCTGCTTCCGCCCCTGTTGCCTTTAAGGTGACCTCAAAGCCTGCAGCATCAGCCCCAGTTTCATTTTCAGATGCTCTTGAGTCCGGCACCTCCAAAGCACTAGTTGAAAATAAAACCGCCCTACCTCAAGCAGCCCCGGTTACTCCAGTAACTGATGAGGATCTCCCACCCCTCATCCCACCAGAAAAGGCAGTCAGTATGCCAGCTGCTCCTCTAGAAGCCGTGAAACCAACACCCGAGGCGGAGGCTGTGACACCTTTACCCAAGGCAGAAGCTGCCAAGCCAGCACCCAAGTTGGAGGCACCCATAGTAAAGGCTACCATGGTGGAGGCCCCCAAGGTAGAGGCTGCCATTCCGGCACTCAAGGTAGAGGCTGCCATTCCGGCACTCAAGGTAGAGGCTGCCATTCCGGCACTCAAGGTAGAGGCTGCCATTCCGGCACTCAAG GTGGAGGCTGCCATTCCGGCCCCCAAG GTAGAGGCTGCCATTCTGGCCCCCAAGGTAGAGGCTAGAAAGGTGGAGGTACCTGAGGTAGAGGCTGCCAAGGTGGCGGATGTCAAGCCAGCTCCAAAGGTAGAGGCACCCAAGGTGGAGGTTGCCAAGCCAACTCCAAAGGTAGAGGCACCCAAGGTGGAGGATGCCAAGCCAGCGCCCAAGGTAGAGGCTCCCAAGGTGGAGGATAACAAGCCAGCGCCCAAGGTAGAGGCTCCCAAGGTGGCGGATGTCAAGCCAGCTCCAAAGGTAGAGGCTGCCAAGGTGGAGGTTGCCAAGCCAGCGCCCAAGGTAGAGGCTCCCAAGGTGGAGGATAACAAGCCAGCGCCCAAGGTAGAGGCTCCCAAGGTGGAGGCACCCAAGGAGAAGAGTCCCATGCCCCGTAAACTTACGTTTGCTGAGGCTGTTGCAAAACCTGTTGTTAAACCTGAAGTTGAGATTATCAGTCAACCCCCTTGTGAATCTGAATCAACCCCAAAATCTGCCCCTTCAACTGCTAAAACCTCAGCCAAGGCGGTGCCTGTGATGAAGAACGACAAGG GATCTGGCACAGAGTCCGACAGTGATGAGTCGGTACCTGACTTGGAGGAACAGGACtctgcacagacacagacgcagcaGGCCCAG CTTGCAGCTGCTGCCGAAATTGACGAAGAACCAGTCAGCAAAGCCAAACAGAGCCGCAGTGAAAAGAAAGCACGAAAG GCAATGTCAAAGCTTGGTCTGAGGCAGGTAACTGGTGTCACCAGAGTCACCATTCGCAAGTCCAAGAACATCTTGTTTGTCATTACCAAACCAGACGTTTACAAGAGTCCTGCATCAGACACCTACATCGTCTTCGGTGAAGCTAAG ATTGAGGATCTCTCTCAACAAGCTCAGCTGGCCGCTGCTGAAAAGTTCAAGGTACAGGGAGAAGCTGTTTCAAACATCCAGGAGAACACACAGACGCCAACAGTACAGGAGGAgagtgaagaggaagag GTTGACGAGACTGGCGTGGAGGTCAAGGACATTGAACTTGTCATGTCGCAAGCCAACGTCTCTCGGGCTAAGGCTGTACGGGccctgaaaaacaacaacaacgacattGTCAATGCTATTATG GAGTTGACAATGTAA
- the naca gene encoding nascent polypeptide-associated complex subunit alpha isoform X32 yields MPGEATETVPVTEQEMQQPQVETATPPAQAATQKPKAAGGNVKAKGKDAKSGSSATAPKAVPGRRKRSSMSASSASPTSPKNTPSSTPRSPVASPLASSIDSSKTPKVVKAGKQGKPKKGEAFVSPSVPAPVESKAAPAEMKPIDPKPDSVEVKAKPTLAHPQTASPSLTKPASAPVAFKVTSKPAASAPVSFSDALESGTSKALVENKTALPQAAPVTPVTDEDLPPLIPPEKAVSMPAAPLEAVKPTPEAEAVTPLPKAEAAKPAPKLEAPIVKATMVEAPKVEAAIPALKVEAAIPALKVEAAIPALKVEAAIPAPKVEARKVEVPEVEAAKVADVKPAPKVEAPKVEVAKPTPKVEAPKVEDAKPAPKVEAPKVEDNKPAPKVEAPKVADVKPAPKVEAAKVEVAKPAPKVEAPKVEDNKPAPKVEAPKVEAPKEKSPMPRKLTFAEAVAKPVVKPEVEIISQPPCESESTPKSAPSTAKTSAKAVPVMKNDKGSGTESDSDESVPDLEEQDSAQTQTQQAQLAAAAEIDEEPVSKAKQSRSEKKARKAMSKLGLRQVTGVTRVTIRKSKNILFVITKPDVYKSPASDTYIVFGEAKIEDLSQQAQLAAAEKFKVQGEAVSNIQENTQTPTVQEESEEEEVDETGVEVKDIELVMSQANVSRAKAVRALKNNNNDIVNAIMELTM; encoded by the exons ATGCCAGGCGAAGCAACAGAAACGGTCCCAGTCACCGAGCAGGAGATGCAGCAGCCTCAAGTTGAGACTG CAACACCTCCTGCCCAAGCTGCCACCCAGAAACCCAAGGCTGCTGGTGGCAATGTTAAGGCCAAAGGCAAAGATGCTAAGAGTGGGTCGAGTGCCACTGCCCCAAAGGCTGTCCCTGGCAGAAGAAAACGATCCTCAATGTCTGCCTCTTCTGCATCTCCTACTTCCCCAAAGAATACTCCTTCCTCAACCCCACGCTCTCCTGTAGCATCTCCTCTAGCCTCTTCTATTGATTCATCTAAAACCCCAAAGGTTGTTAAGGCTGGTAAACAAGGAAAACCTAAAAAAGGGGAAGCCTTTGTGTCGCCTTCAGTCCCTGCACCTGTGGAATCTAAGGCAGCTCCTGCAGAGATGAAGCCAATAGACCCTAAGCCAGACTCGGTTGAAGTGAAGGCTAAACCTACTCTTGCTCATCCTCAAACGGCCTCACCAAGCCTCACCAAGCCTGCTTCCGCCCCTGTTGCCTTTAAGGTGACCTCAAAGCCTGCAGCATCAGCCCCAGTTTCATTTTCAGATGCTCTTGAGTCCGGCACCTCCAAAGCACTAGTTGAAAATAAAACCGCCCTACCTCAAGCAGCCCCGGTTACTCCAGTAACTGATGAGGATCTCCCACCCCTCATCCCACCAGAAAAGGCAGTCAGTATGCCAGCTGCTCCTCTAGAAGCCGTGAAACCAACACCCGAGGCGGAGGCTGTGACACCTTTACCCAAGGCAGAAGCTGCCAAGCCAGCACCCAAGTTGGAGGCACCCATAGTAAAGGCTACCATGGTGGAGGCCCCCAAGGTAGAGGCTGCCATTCCGGCACTCAAGGTAGAGGCTGCCATTCCGGCACTCAAGGTAGAGGCTGCCATTCCGGCACTCAAG GTGGAGGCTGCCATTCCGGCCCCCAAG GTAGAGGCTAGAAAGGTGGAGGTACCTGAGGTAGAGGCTGCCAAGGTGGCGGATGTCAAGCCAGCTCCAAAGGTAGAGGCACCCAAGGTGGAGGTTGCCAAGCCAACTCCAAAGGTAGAGGCACCCAAGGTGGAGGATGCCAAGCCAGCGCCCAAGGTAGAGGCTCCCAAGGTGGAGGATAACAAGCCAGCGCCCAAGGTAGAGGCTCCCAAGGTGGCGGATGTCAAGCCAGCTCCAAAGGTAGAGGCTGCCAAGGTGGAGGTTGCCAAGCCAGCGCCCAAGGTAGAGGCTCCCAAGGTGGAGGATAACAAGCCAGCGCCCAAGGTAGAGGCTCCCAAGGTGGAGGCACCCAAGGAGAAGAGTCCCATGCCCCGTAAACTTACGTTTGCTGAGGCTGTTGCAAAACCTGTTGTTAAACCTGAAGTTGAGATTATCAGTCAACCCCCTTGTGAATCTGAATCAACCCCAAAATCTGCCCCTTCAACTGCTAAAACCTCAGCCAAGGCGGTGCCTGTGATGAAGAACGACAAGG GATCTGGCACAGAGTCCGACAGTGATGAGTCGGTACCTGACTTGGAGGAACAGGACtctgcacagacacagacgcagcaGGCCCAG CTTGCAGCTGCTGCCGAAATTGACGAAGAACCAGTCAGCAAAGCCAAACAGAGCCGCAGTGAAAAGAAAGCACGAAAG GCAATGTCAAAGCTTGGTCTGAGGCAGGTAACTGGTGTCACCAGAGTCACCATTCGCAAGTCCAAGAACATCTTGTTTGTCATTACCAAACCAGACGTTTACAAGAGTCCTGCATCAGACACCTACATCGTCTTCGGTGAAGCTAAG ATTGAGGATCTCTCTCAACAAGCTCAGCTGGCCGCTGCTGAAAAGTTCAAGGTACAGGGAGAAGCTGTTTCAAACATCCAGGAGAACACACAGACGCCAACAGTACAGGAGGAgagtgaagaggaagag GTTGACGAGACTGGCGTGGAGGTCAAGGACATTGAACTTGTCATGTCGCAAGCCAACGTCTCTCGGGCTAAGGCTGTACGGGccctgaaaaacaacaacaacgacattGTCAATGCTATTATG GAGTTGACAATGTAA
- the naca gene encoding nascent polypeptide-associated complex subunit alpha isoform X44: MPGEATETVPVTEQEMQQPQVETATPPAQAATQKPKAAGGNVKAKGKDAKSGSSATAPKAVPGRRKRSSMSASSASPTSPKNTPSSTPRSPVASPLASSIDSSKTPKVVKAGKQGKPKKGEAFVSPSVPAPVESKAAPAEMKPIDPKPDSVEVKAKPTLAHPQTASPSLTKPASAPVAFKVTSKPAASAPVSFSDALESGTSKALVENKTALPQAAPVTPVTDEDLPPLIPPEKAVSMPAAPLEAVKPTPEAEAVTPLPKAEAAKPAPKLEAPIVKATMVEAPKVEAAIPALKVEAAIPALKVEAPKVEAPKVEAPKVEAAKVEVAKPAPKVEAPKVEDNKPAPKVEAPKVEAPKEKSPMPRKLTFAEAVAKPVVKPEVEIISQPPCESESTPKSAPSTAKTSAKAVPVMKNDKGSGTESDSDESVPDLEEQDSAQTQTQQAQLAAAAEIDEEPVSKAKQSRSEKKARKAMSKLGLRQVTGVTRVTIRKSKNILFVITKPDVYKSPASDTYIVFGEAKIEDLSQQAQLAAAEKFKVQGEAVSNIQENTQTPTVQEESEEEEVDETGVEVKDIELVMSQANVSRAKAVRALKNNNNDIVNAIMELTM; encoded by the exons ATGCCAGGCGAAGCAACAGAAACGGTCCCAGTCACCGAGCAGGAGATGCAGCAGCCTCAAGTTGAGACTG CAACACCTCCTGCCCAAGCTGCCACCCAGAAACCCAAGGCTGCTGGTGGCAATGTTAAGGCCAAAGGCAAAGATGCTAAGAGTGGGTCGAGTGCCACTGCCCCAAAGGCTGTCCCTGGCAGAAGAAAACGATCCTCAATGTCTGCCTCTTCTGCATCTCCTACTTCCCCAAAGAATACTCCTTCCTCAACCCCACGCTCTCCTGTAGCATCTCCTCTAGCCTCTTCTATTGATTCATCTAAAACCCCAAAGGTTGTTAAGGCTGGTAAACAAGGAAAACCTAAAAAAGGGGAAGCCTTTGTGTCGCCTTCAGTCCCTGCACCTGTGGAATCTAAGGCAGCTCCTGCAGAGATGAAGCCAATAGACCCTAAGCCAGACTCGGTTGAAGTGAAGGCTAAACCTACTCTTGCTCATCCTCAAACGGCCTCACCAAGCCTCACCAAGCCTGCTTCCGCCCCTGTTGCCTTTAAGGTGACCTCAAAGCCTGCAGCATCAGCCCCAGTTTCATTTTCAGATGCTCTTGAGTCCGGCACCTCCAAAGCACTAGTTGAAAATAAAACCGCCCTACCTCAAGCAGCCCCGGTTACTCCAGTAACTGATGAGGATCTCCCACCCCTCATCCCACCAGAAAAGGCAGTCAGTATGCCAGCTGCTCCTCTAGAAGCCGTGAAACCAACACCCGAGGCGGAGGCTGTGACACCTTTACCCAAGGCAGAAGCTGCCAAGCCAGCACCCAAGTTGGAGGCACCCATAGTAAAGGCTACCATGGTGGAGGCCCCCAAGGTAGAGGCTGCCATTCCGGCACTCAAGGTAGAGGCTGCCATTCCGGCACTCAAG GTGGAGGCACCCAAGGTAGAGGCACCCAAGGTAGAGGCACCCAAG GTAGAGGCTGCCAAGGTGGAGGTTGCCAAGCCAGCGCCCAAGGTAGAGGCTCCCAAGGTGGAGGATAACAAGCCAGCGCCCAAGGTAGAGGCTCCCAAGGTGGAGGCACCCAAGGAGAAGAGTCCCATGCCCCGTAAACTTACGTTTGCTGAGGCTGTTGCAAAACCTGTTGTTAAACCTGAAGTTGAGATTATCAGTCAACCCCCTTGTGAATCTGAATCAACCCCAAAATCTGCCCCTTCAACTGCTAAAACCTCAGCCAAGGCGGTGCCTGTGATGAAGAACGACAAGG GATCTGGCACAGAGTCCGACAGTGATGAGTCGGTACCTGACTTGGAGGAACAGGACtctgcacagacacagacgcagcaGGCCCAG CTTGCAGCTGCTGCCGAAATTGACGAAGAACCAGTCAGCAAAGCCAAACAGAGCCGCAGTGAAAAGAAAGCACGAAAG GCAATGTCAAAGCTTGGTCTGAGGCAGGTAACTGGTGTCACCAGAGTCACCATTCGCAAGTCCAAGAACATCTTGTTTGTCATTACCAAACCAGACGTTTACAAGAGTCCTGCATCAGACACCTACATCGTCTTCGGTGAAGCTAAG ATTGAGGATCTCTCTCAACAAGCTCAGCTGGCCGCTGCTGAAAAGTTCAAGGTACAGGGAGAAGCTGTTTCAAACATCCAGGAGAACACACAGACGCCAACAGTACAGGAGGAgagtgaagaggaagag GTTGACGAGACTGGCGTGGAGGTCAAGGACATTGAACTTGTCATGTCGCAAGCCAACGTCTCTCGGGCTAAGGCTGTACGGGccctgaaaaacaacaacaacgacattGTCAATGCTATTATG GAGTTGACAATGTAA